The following are from one region of the Corythoichthys intestinalis isolate RoL2023-P3 chromosome 17, ASM3026506v1, whole genome shotgun sequence genome:
- the pax8 gene encoding paired box protein Pax-8 isoform X1 → MFGSLIFISVHPPFPPGHGGLNQLGGMFVNGRPLPEVIRQRIVDMAHQGVRPCDISRQLRVSHGCVSKILGRYYETGSIKPGVIGGSKPKVATPKVVDKIAEYKRQNPTMFAWEIRDRLLAEAVCDGDTVPSVSSINRIIRTKVQQPFNLPLDGKVLSPGQTLIPSSAVTPPESPHSDSLGSTYSISGLLGIPQPSSEGKRSHDDSDQDSCRHSVDSQGSGGGGIPRKSMRIDHFSQHVDCGFERPHYPADSFGSSSSSSKAEQTLYPLSLISGSLDEAKSGLSSSNSAIGRNLTAHQSYAMVPEPLQSLPLCLKQEISPEVTSTSPASPNMAPSNLAFVELQKPLSTSSSCGSGTVNHFPNSFNSFSHHTPVYSQFSSQSIISGRDMVSSTLPGYPPHIPSPAQSGYSSSAIAGVVAGAEYPSQSYSHSPYASYSEAWRFTNSSILGSPYYYSTASRSAPPSTAAYDHL, encoded by the exons ATGTTTGGTTCCCTAATATTTATAAGTGTTCATCCCCCCTTCCCCCCAGGTCATGGGGGTCTTAACCAACTAGGCGGAATGTTTGTTAATGGGCGTCCACTTCCGGAGGTGATCCGGCAACGCATCGTGGACATGGCCCACCAGGGGGTCCGGCCGTGCGACATCTCCCGCCAGCTTCGCGTCAGCCACGGCTGTGTCAGCAAAATTCTGGGACG ATATTATGAGACGGGCAGCATCAAGCCCGGCGTGATCGGTGGATCCAAGCCTAAAGTGGCAACGCCAAAGGTTGTGGACAAGATCGCAGAGTACAAGCGGCAGAACCCTACCATGTTCGCCTGGGAGATCAGGGACAGACTGCTCGCCGAGGCTGTGTGCGATGGCGACACCGTGCCGAGTGTCAGTTCCATCAACAG gatcattcGAACCAAAGTCCAGCAGCCGTTCAATCTTCCCCTGGATGGGAAAGTTCTAAGCCCTGGACAAACCTTGA TTCCCAGTTCGGCCGTCACCCCGCCCGAGTCGCCGCACTCCGACTCTTTGGGTTCCACCTATTCCATTAGTGGCCTGTTGGGTATTCCCCAACCCAGCAGCGAAGGCAAAAGGAGCCATGATGACA GTGACCAGGACAGCTGTCGGCATAGCGTGGACTCTCAGGGCAGCGGTGGAGGCGGGATCCCTAGGAAAAGCATGCGGATTGACCACTTCTCACAGCATGTGGACTGCGGTTTCGAGAGGCCCCACTACCCTGCGGACTCCTTCGGCAGCTCGTCCTCCAGTAGCAAGGCAGAGCAA ACTTTGTACCCGCTGTCGCTCATCAGCGGCAGTTTGGACGAAGCCAAGAGCGGCCTATCGTCATCGAACTCCGCCATTGGACGCAACCTGACAGCGCATCAAAGCTACGCCATGGTGCCTG AACCACTCCAGTCTCTACCACTCTGCCTGAAGCAGGAAATTTCCCCAGAGGTTACCAGCACTAGCCCCGCCTCGCCAAACATGGCACCGTCCAACTTGGCTTTTGTGGAACTCCAGAAACCTCTTTCTACAAGTAGCAGCTGTGGAAGTGGCACTGTCAACCATTTCCCTAACTCCTTCAACTCATTCTCCCATCATACACCTGTGTATAGCCAGTTCAGCAGCCAGTCAATCATCTCAG GGCGAGATATGGTGAGCTCCACCCTGCCGGGTTACCCGCCTCACATCCCGTCGCCGGCCCAGTCAGGATACTCCTCGTCAGCCATCGCCGGCGTGGTTGCGG GTGCCGAGTACCCCTCTCAGTCGTACAGCCACTCGCCCTACGCCTCCTACAGCGAAGCCTGGAGGTTCACAAACTCCAGCATACTGG GTTCCCCCTACTATTACAGCACAGCCTCTCGCAGCGCTCCCCCTTCAACGGCCGCCTATGACCACCTCTAA
- the pax8 gene encoding paired box protein Pax-8 isoform X2 — MSTGTARGHGGLNQLGGMFVNGRPLPEVIRQRIVDMAHQGVRPCDISRQLRVSHGCVSKILGRYYETGSIKPGVIGGSKPKVATPKVVDKIAEYKRQNPTMFAWEIRDRLLAEAVCDGDTVPSVSSINRIIRTKVQQPFNLPLDGKVLSPGQTLIPSSAVTPPESPHSDSLGSTYSISGLLGIPQPSSEGKRSHDDSDQDSCRHSVDSQGSGGGGIPRKSMRIDHFSQHVDCGFERPHYPADSFGSSSSSSKAEQTLYPLSLISGSLDEAKSGLSSSNSAIGRNLTAHQSYAMVPEPLQSLPLCLKQEISPEVTSTSPASPNMAPSNLAFVELQKPLSTSSSCGSGTVNHFPNSFNSFSHHTPVYSQFSSQSIISGRDMVSSTLPGYPPHIPSPAQSGYSSSAIAGVVAGAEYPSQSYSHSPYASYSEAWRFTNSSILGSPYYYSTASRSAPPSTAAYDHL, encoded by the exons ATGTCCACTGGCACTGCAAGAG GTCATGGGGGTCTTAACCAACTAGGCGGAATGTTTGTTAATGGGCGTCCACTTCCGGAGGTGATCCGGCAACGCATCGTGGACATGGCCCACCAGGGGGTCCGGCCGTGCGACATCTCCCGCCAGCTTCGCGTCAGCCACGGCTGTGTCAGCAAAATTCTGGGACG ATATTATGAGACGGGCAGCATCAAGCCCGGCGTGATCGGTGGATCCAAGCCTAAAGTGGCAACGCCAAAGGTTGTGGACAAGATCGCAGAGTACAAGCGGCAGAACCCTACCATGTTCGCCTGGGAGATCAGGGACAGACTGCTCGCCGAGGCTGTGTGCGATGGCGACACCGTGCCGAGTGTCAGTTCCATCAACAG gatcattcGAACCAAAGTCCAGCAGCCGTTCAATCTTCCCCTGGATGGGAAAGTTCTAAGCCCTGGACAAACCTTGA TTCCCAGTTCGGCCGTCACCCCGCCCGAGTCGCCGCACTCCGACTCTTTGGGTTCCACCTATTCCATTAGTGGCCTGTTGGGTATTCCCCAACCCAGCAGCGAAGGCAAAAGGAGCCATGATGACA GTGACCAGGACAGCTGTCGGCATAGCGTGGACTCTCAGGGCAGCGGTGGAGGCGGGATCCCTAGGAAAAGCATGCGGATTGACCACTTCTCACAGCATGTGGACTGCGGTTTCGAGAGGCCCCACTACCCTGCGGACTCCTTCGGCAGCTCGTCCTCCAGTAGCAAGGCAGAGCAA ACTTTGTACCCGCTGTCGCTCATCAGCGGCAGTTTGGACGAAGCCAAGAGCGGCCTATCGTCATCGAACTCCGCCATTGGACGCAACCTGACAGCGCATCAAAGCTACGCCATGGTGCCTG AACCACTCCAGTCTCTACCACTCTGCCTGAAGCAGGAAATTTCCCCAGAGGTTACCAGCACTAGCCCCGCCTCGCCAAACATGGCACCGTCCAACTTGGCTTTTGTGGAACTCCAGAAACCTCTTTCTACAAGTAGCAGCTGTGGAAGTGGCACTGTCAACCATTTCCCTAACTCCTTCAACTCATTCTCCCATCATACACCTGTGTATAGCCAGTTCAGCAGCCAGTCAATCATCTCAG GGCGAGATATGGTGAGCTCCACCCTGCCGGGTTACCCGCCTCACATCCCGTCGCCGGCCCAGTCAGGATACTCCTCGTCAGCCATCGCCGGCGTGGTTGCGG GTGCCGAGTACCCCTCTCAGTCGTACAGCCACTCGCCCTACGCCTCCTACAGCGAAGCCTGGAGGTTCACAAACTCCAGCATACTGG GTTCCCCCTACTATTACAGCACAGCCTCTCGCAGCGCTCCCCCTTCAACGGCCGCCTATGACCACCTCTAA